In Psychrobacter ciconiae, the genomic window CAGGGCTTGACCGTCAAATCACGCCTCAGTCTCTGCTTGTTGAGCCAGGGAGTCTTGTGATTGACCCGAAGGTTGCAAGTCCAGTGTTCAAAGAAATCGGCGTATTAAACTTCATTAATCGCTTTTTGCAAGGCAAGCTTGAAGGCACCAAAAACAGCTATCAAGGTGCGATTGATATGTTATCGCTGTTTTATCAGCACCAGCCCAAGCAAGGTCAGTTGATGCTTGCGGTGAGTCATGACACCTTGTTGTCGGCGTTCTTAGCTGTGATGCTTGGTTCAGTAAATATCACTTGGAACGATTGGCCAAAGATGATGGAAGGGGTGTTTTTATGGTTCGATGACAAGCCATTTTATCAAAGTACCGTGCATTTAATTTGGCGTGGTCAGCAGTATTCGCGACCCGTTACGGTGCTGTTGGAGCGTTATTTGGCGTTTGGTTTAGAGCCTAAGCAGTTATTGTTGCCGCCTGAGGTAAATTGGGATATTTTTAAATAGAAGTAATCAATTAAGGGATTAAAGCGTATAAAAAAACCTTACGCGATTGGTAAGGTTTTTTTGTCAAAGCTATCGTTGTTAAAAACCATAGCTTTTAAAATATAAGCTTAAGCTTGCAAAGCTTTGATGGCTTTATTCAAGCGGCTCTTACGGCGAGCGGCTTTGTTTTTGTGAATAATGCCTTTGTCAGCCATACGGTCGATAACAGGAACCGCTTTTTTATAAGCTTCGGTCGCCGCTGCGTAATCTTGAGTAGCGATTGCAGCATCAACGCGCTTAAGATAAGTGCGAACCATTGAACGCTGTGATGCCGCATGTTGACGACGTTTGGTATTTTGACGGGCGCGTTTACGAGCTTGAGCAGAGTTAGCCACGCGAATCTCCTTGAAGATAAAGTGATAAAGGTTGATTGCAAAATTCAGTGAACCAATAGGGCCGACGAGCAGCCGTCTCGTCAAAATGATGCCGATGATTCTCATCAATGGTGCTAAAGCTGCTGGGAATATGTAGCAACGCTAGCGTATAAAGCCGGTTATCTTAGCAAATTCTTAGCCTAAGAACAATATATTTCAAGACCAATCGCCGTAAGATTGCAAAAACAGGTCACACTCGCAAGGTTAAAAAATAATTACGCCAAAAATCTGTCCTTTGATAAACTCTTTTACAATAAATCACGCCCAAAATACGGCGATATAAGGTAACGTAAAGGGCTTATAGCATCCTGATAGTGATAAACTGTCAGTAATTTAATGACCATAAAGATGAGTGAGCTATGCGGCAAAAAGCGATTGTGATTGGGGCGACCGGCTTGGTCGGTCAGCATTTGGTTGAACAGCTCAATGCCTTATATGACACCTTGATTGTGATTGCCCGCAGACCGCCGCGCTTTATCAACAGTCGAATGCGCTTTTATCAAGTTAATGATTTTGACAATTTAAAAGAAGTCTTTGCAAGCGTGGGCGCGGACGCAAAGACGGATGCGTTCAGCTGCCTTGGGACGACCAAAAAGCAAGCAGGAAGCGATGAGGCGTTTTATAAGGTTGACCATGATTATAATGTTAGCTTTGCTAAATTGTGCCGCGATAAAGGCGTTCAAAACTTCTTTTTATTGTCGGCGATGAATGCTGATAAAGGCAGCCGTTTTTTTTATAATCGAGTTAAAGCCGAGACGGAGCAATCAATTATCGAGCTTAATTTTAACCGCTTGGTGATTTTTCGACCCTCGCTGCTGCTTGGCAAGCACAAAGGTCGACCACTTGAAAGCCTAAGCCAAAAGGCGTTTTCGCTGATCGCACCGCTGGTGTCAGAATCCCTGCCCCTGCGACCGATTTCAGCACAAAGGGTGGCAATCGCCATGGCAATGAGCGCTCAAGCCATTTATGAAAGCGGCAAATACCGCGAAGCTGCTAAATTTTCGACCGTTGATATTATTGAAAATAAGCAGCTGCTTGCCATGACCCGCGTAAAACATTAGGCGATTAGCGCTGATTATGCTATGTTATGGGCGATAGTTTTTGCCGCATTTTGAGTGAAACTTTAAAAGCAAAATCGGTTAAATAGCAAGCCGGTAAATAAGAGCATGGCGAATAAAAATTTGCCAAATAAAAAGCACGGAGCAAAATCAATGAGTGAGATGACCAAAGATAATTTTGTAACTTGTGATTTGTTGGATGATAACCCTGAATCGCAAGTTTGCCTGCCCAATATCGAGGGTAAATCGTTTTATAGCTTTGGCGGAAAAGACAAATTTTGTGGTCAAATCGTCACAGTAAAATGCTTTGAGGACAACAGCCGCGTAAAATCACTACTTGGTTCAAACGGTCGTGATGATAATGGAGATGGCAAAGTCTTGGTCGTTGATGGTGGCGGCTCAATGCGCTGCGCCCTGCTTGGTGATATGATCGCCGAATCTGCGGTCAAAAACGGCTGGGAAGGGGTGGTAATTTACGGCTGCGTCCGTGATGTTGATGCCATGGCAGAAATGGACTTGGGGGTGATGGCAATCGGCTGTATCCCGCGCAAATCAACGCGCCGTAATGAAGGTCAGACCAACATCGAAATCAGCTTTGGTGATTTGACGCTCAATTCTGGCATGTATATTTACGCTGATAATAATGGCATGATTGCAAGCGACAAGCCGCTGATTTAATCTTTTTATATTTTTAAGACCAGCAAGTAAAAATCTCAGTCATCACTGGGATTTTTTATTATAACTGCTTGTTTAAAAGCTTTGATAATCACAAACCGTTACGGCAATCATTTTGGTCAATTGCCAAGACTTTCGTATAATAGCCCTTAATATTATTATCCTAATTTTTATCCTTTATGCCTATTTCTGCTTTAACTGCTGCCTTTACCCCGATTAACGAGCAACTTTTTCCGATTGT contains:
- a CDS encoding histidine phosphatase family protein; its protein translation is MTASFPQRHAAVPAHLPDTMVPSVALLPPDKPLILFTRHSLRERSDGNGFASAQLPLTPAGRVLARSWGHWLAAQLPYSMDVDSLSSPIMRCIDTAQLMQEGAGLDRQITPQSLLVEPGSLVIDPKVASPVFKEIGVLNFINRFLQGKLEGTKNSYQGAIDMLSLFYQHQPKQGQLMLAVSHDTLLSAFLAVMLGSVNITWNDWPKMMEGVFLWFDDKPFYQSTVHLIWRGQQYSRPVTVLLERYLAFGLEPKQLLLPPEVNWDIFK
- a CDS encoding NAD-dependent epimerase/dehydratase family protein — its product is MRQKAIVIGATGLVGQHLVEQLNALYDTLIVIARRPPRFINSRMRFYQVNDFDNLKEVFASVGADAKTDAFSCLGTTKKQAGSDEAFYKVDHDYNVSFAKLCRDKGVQNFFLLSAMNADKGSRFFYNRVKAETEQSIIELNFNRLVIFRPSLLLGKHKGRPLESLSQKAFSLIAPLVSESLPLRPISAQRVAIAMAMSAQAIYESGKYREAAKFSTVDIIENKQLLAMTRVKH
- the rraA gene encoding ribonuclease E activity regulator RraA; translation: MTKDNFVTCDLLDDNPESQVCLPNIEGKSFYSFGGKDKFCGQIVTVKCFEDNSRVKSLLGSNGRDDNGDGKVLVVDGGGSMRCALLGDMIAESAVKNGWEGVVIYGCVRDVDAMAEMDLGVMAIGCIPRKSTRRNEGQTNIEISFGDLTLNSGMYIYADNNGMIASDKPLI
- the rpsT gene encoding 30S ribosomal protein S20 produces the protein MANSAQARKRARQNTKRRQHAASQRSMVRTYLKRVDAAIATQDYAAATEAYKKAVPVIDRMADKGIIHKNKAARRKSRLNKAIKALQA